DNA from Triplophysa rosa linkage group LG12, Trosa_1v2, whole genome shotgun sequence:
AACATATACAAGGCTGTATATGCAGTCGCTCATGCTATTGAAGGACTGCTTGCATGTGAGAAAGGAAAAGGACCTTTCCTTAACAAAACTTGTGCAGAGAAGGGCAAAATACAGCCTTGGCAGGTGTGAACACCCTTGGTTTTGTTAAAAGTGCTGCCTTGAAATTTTCTGTCTTTCTACACTGTTGTTGTGATGATTAAAGGGTATCACTAAGGCCACTGTTCTGTCCAGGTGCTGCATTACCTGACCCAGGTGAACTTCACAATCAAAAGTGGAGAGAATGTTAACTTTGATGAAAGTGGTGACCCAGCTGCACGTTATGCTTTGGTTAACTGGCAAATGAACGATGAGGGAATGTTAACATTTGAAGAAATTGGACTGTACGACGCATCTTGGCCAGAAGGACAACAGATTAGAATGAAAGATGAGATCAGTGCCATATGGGCAGGAAATCAGAAAAATGTAAgcaaatgagaaaataatttaaacacCTTATGCAATATTCTATAATGATTTTCAAACTGTGCTTTGGCTTTTTATGTCTGTATTTGTTTTAGGTCCCAAGGTCTGTGTGTAGTGAATCCTGTCCTCCAGGCACCAGAAGGGCCTTTGTTAAAGGAAAACCCATATGCTGCTTTGACTGCATTCCATGTGCAGATGGAGAGATCAGCAACACCACAAGTGAGACGACCACGCCTCTCTCATTAACAGTGATACTCATCATGTTTCTGTGTGGTAAACTAAAAGTCTGCATGGTGTTAAGCTGTGTTAAAATGATGTTATTTTCTATTTGTAATTTGTCTATGCTTTCAGATGCAGTAGCATGCGTCCAATGCCCACTTGAGTACAAATCTAATGGAAACCGAAATCGATGTGAACTTAAAAACATTGAATTCCTCACTTTTAACGAAGTAATGGGCAATACACTAGTGACGTTCTCTTTGTGTGGAGGATGTCTCACAATCACAACAGGGTTGATTTTCTTCTGGCATAGACATACTCCTATAGTAAAAGCCAACAACTCAGAGCTGAGCTTCCTGCTGCTCTTCTCATTGactctgtgttttctctgttcacTTACTTTCATTGGTCGCCCCACTGAGTGGTCCTGTATGTTACGTCACACAGCGTTTGGGATCACTTTTGTCCTGTGTATCTCCTGTGTTCTGGGGAAAACATTAGTTGTGTTAATGGCCTTTAAAGCCACACTTCCAGGAAGTAATGTCATGAAATGGTTTGGGCCTTTAAGACAGAGACTCAGTGTTCTTGCATTTACTCTCATACAAGTGCTCATTTGTGTGCTTTGGCTAACAATATCACCCCCATTTCCttacaaaaatatgaatcattACAAAGATAAAATCATTTTGGAGTGTAATTCAGGCTCAGCTGTAGGTTTCTGGGCTGTGTTGGGTTATATTGGTCTACTGGCTCTGTTGTGCTTCATTCTGGCTTTTCTGGCTCGGAAGCTGCCTGATAACTTCAATGAAGCTAAATTCATCACATTCAGTATGCTCATATTCTGTGCTGTATGGATCACATTTATTCCAGCTTATGTCAGTTCACCTGGAAAATTTACTGTAGCTGTGGAGATATTTGCCATTTTGGCCTCAAGTTATGgaatgttattttgtatatttattccCAAATGCTacatcattttacttaaaccgGATCTGAACTCTAAAAAAGTTCTGATGGGTAAATCTTCAAAGGTTCACTGATTAATATGCCAAAGGCACTGAAACTACTGCTATACAATCtcaacaataaatattttaattgtggGGTATTTATATGGGTATCAATTTCAAATGCTGATTTGTATTGCTTGTGCAAAACAATGAAGAATGAtgcataaataattaaaaaaacacaaaaatgtgatgtattgtgcaataaataaataatgaattcttACTTATCATATGGTGTATAGTTTTTCACACTAAATAAATGTagtaattttcattttaagagatttttcctataataaagtaaacattCCCTTTCGTGGTGATGAGGGGCCAGACACCAATCCACCAATTCCACATATGTTTATTTAGTAATTTCCTTGTATGGATGGATGAGCAGGGCTTGACACTTACTTTTTTCAGAAGGAGCACATTAAAGAATTTTAGGGGCgcaatgaaaatgtactaaataatgtgtttttaccTAATAAAGGGATACAAGGAGACCTTTAAAAgcaaagtgttttcatttatttgaatacaGCAAGTACACTaggttttcttttaattatttcaacAGCCGTCTCTTTAacagtatttaataattatttttaattttaactgtATGAACATATACACATCTGTAATAAAGTAGTTCTTGGTTCTAAATTCTTAAAGTCTACTTGGTCCATTTAGACAAAGGATATCACTGGCCCAGAAAGCTTTTGTAAGCAGAACGTCTTGCCCGCTTTGAGCTTTCACATTTTTTGAGAATTTCACATTCCATGTTCGAGATGTCGCTGTCTCCGTCGATCAAAACAGACAGATAATGTGCTGCTCTCAACTTTTCTGCAAGGCTTCCTTTCATTGTGTCTGCAATTTGTCCAATCATTTCCGCACACCTTTTGTAGTTGTCATATGTTAGATTTATGTCCACTCCGTTTTTCTTATGTAGGGTAATAAGCGGACCAAACTACACAACGTTATCACCGCTTGGTCCCTCATTTACTTTTTCGTCGCCTTCCTCTTCCATATCCTCCACAGGATCGACTGTTTCTGTCACGCTCTGTCTTATGAAATATTGACTAATTGGCTTCACAATTCATGTATGTTCCGTGTCTATCTCTCACTATGCGTTactgcgtttttttttttaaaatgtggcGCCTGGATGCACTTTGCGTGGATCACGTGAGTTTTTCTGAGACCGCGTTATTGGtgttttatctgcttttcatagaaaaaaaatcattcgcACACgtgcaaataaatacattttccagtTCGCACACATCTATTTTTAGTCGCAAATGCGAGTGAAATGCTCGCACTGTCGAGCCCtgatgaggcatttatatagctctttattgtgtattgctgtacaacCAAAGCACTTTACAATCATATAAGGGGGGTCCTCTCCTCAAccccagtgtgcagcatccacctggatgatgtgACGGCAGCCACAGTAAAACTGCGCCAGTGCGACATATagccaattcagagggtggggattattaggaggccatgatcgACAAGGGCCAGGGAATGTGGCCAGGACACCGGGGTtgccatgggatctttaatgaTCACAGGGAGTCATTACCTCGGTTTAACATCTCACCTGAAGGATTTGGCTTTTTACCGTATAGTGTCCGCATCactatactggggcattaggacccatacagtccacagggtgagcaccccctggtggtctcactaacacctcttccagaAGCAACCTAGCTTTTCCTaggaggtctcccatccaagtacatttacatttatgcatttggcagacgcaaagcgacttacagtgcatttggtctatacatgtcttttttatcagtgtgtgttccctgggatcgaacgcacaaccttgcgttgttagcgcaatgctctaccaactgagctacacagGAACACACAAGTaccagtcttgggctacaggATGATATGGCTGCTGACCATCAATTCAATGGTTTAGACAGATTAAATTTATGCCCGACTATAATTTTCCCCATTAATAAATGTATctaaaaagacacatttttattttaatcttgTTTGGATCATGCCATAATGTGTCAGAATgtccaaaaatatttataaaagttattcaaatgttttgaatacaatttttgtttacaaatttGATGAAAATGGCAATAGGGAACTGAGGTTGTAAATCTACAGTGAAGATGAAATTGAATGGCTGTCATAGgtgaaattacatttaaatgtaacgGCCAATTCACAAATTCgcaaaaatgcatattttttcacGTGCCCATGTTAACGGATTAGATCACTCACACAGCACGCGGATGCAGTGCGGTCCGTCCGTTGCAGATGCGGTGCGGTACATCAGTGCAGTGATCGTTTACGCAttgagtctatttttgctgtacAGCACAGActattttaaagtgatagcaCACGTATCATGCTCAAATTGAACAAGAATGTTGTGTAGTACAAATATTCTACATGGGAGGCAGTTTCATCGGCCACTGGAATGGATGGTAAATTATTTTGAAACTCTTTTAATAGGCTAGGCTAATATAACATCACTTAAGCATCAAGTGTTTTGAAGTACCATCCTAACATCACAACTAcagatgaaatataatttaaatagtaCGTTCTTTTCAGCTATTTAGTCCTGTAAaggtttataattttatttctgtgttgACCTACcctaaattcatgttttttttaatctggatACACCATGGAAGTTTACAGTGGAtgctgttatatatatatacacagtatatatatcAACCACTCGCACTAAACATAAAACAGAGAATCACAATGATAAAAATAGCGTTTcataaacactttttaaaaacttAAGTTTCGATTAATAATATATCGGAAATACCCATTGTTAAACTTTAGCTTCTCTAAATTTCTTtatgtgttttggatcaccctttaaataaaatcataataggttggatgttgtgagagaattcttctgccgATCTGGGAGCAACAAATAGACAGGAAAGCATCTATCTTTGAGTGTGGAAGACCCATCTTTATATAGTGTACAATGTGACATCTGGAAGTAATCATATGTCCAAGGTTTCATATTATAATGACATATCTGCAAGCAAGCAAATCTAAAGTTAATTTTATGACTAAATAGACAAAGCACGCGtttttttagtcattttagtTTCTGTAGGTTGGATTACATCACTGCTTCTGCCTTGCTGTTGGattatgtcacttcctgtttgctgagagcacGTGGTTTGAGCCGGAGCTCTTTCatacttattcttaatacatcgtttattcttgttatatcttaagacttgtgttttaaattgttattcaccgggggtaaaacatatccttaagtatatcccataccaaaatggtccttaaacgcactgataaattatttttatcggatcattcgctattagcctcaggctgttagcattaccagcctgcttactgcttaaagcggcagtccgtaggattggcctctttgtcgccatctcagtttgtaattgctactgcaggtgatgtgcggaggTATTTCTTTACATGAAATGTGATTCGGCACTGGtcaactgcgcggatgagtctgatgttttgagtcgtggcctgtgacagtgcaccggtgagaatcttcactgtacatcagtagcacataataaacacagataatatggcagatgatataacacTAAACAAATAcgaacataaacagacacaaatagcgcaaatggaggctgtgttgaagtgttttgatattatttcgggtgcggGTCATttccatacctgccaacactgccgTTTTGACTGGGAGTCtccagttttgttatttttcatggaaactcccgtaacgcgaaccggacagaagatccccgaacgcggggatccccgaacgcgggtcttaaatgctgacaggcacggtcataaatcattatacaacatacaactatatatactatatgcaaagccttgccattaGGGCTGTGCctataaacgatatcatatcgaatcgcaatagaatgtatttcaaaaacgatgataagctattggcattttgactcgatatggattaatcttacagtctaacagaacgcagaaataaacacaacaacagtcagtcagcgtgcagcttttatcatgcgcgtcaaagtacaaagtccatttcatactgcacttggcaaagaaaactcgacatgaggaggaaaccattactggaagcggaaacaaaggtgaaactaacctcgagttgtcatcacgcggtttatcaagtgtcttactttttttcgcaatcgccggttaaacaaaacaaacttgaggcttcgaaactcaagcacaaacgtttttatatccatcgttaacatatctgctaacatgagctggtgcatatgaaacaaaccagcgctgccctgtacagattagagatgtaatgaagtgagtttgtgtgcacattaaaatattgaaccttgtatgtaagatgcttgcatgattaaagaaatgtactacagtttatgtgagatgtctttaaggttcactgaatacattgaatgaatcccactactcgagcaagacattactgcagcgttatgtatgtgcgcatgtgctgagccaatagcgttcgaatgtacacagtaacggagccctttcattggttgaatgtactgaatgaacactccctttacttaacgagtcaattgagtcaaaatgagactgaatgaactggtacatgttgtttatggcctaatatcctctgtgttacaacagtgcattaatttaatttaattttaactggttaaaggttaacttttgttaataaacagttttttaattatatatatatcgaaataaatattgttatcgatcaatatagaaaaaaactatcgagttaactttttttgccatatcgcccagccctacttgccatcatatccgggatataagtaaaatcacaggcttcacttgtccgtgctaattttcgccacatgaaatacagatgtggggaggtcatttctaaatcacacgaggtccccagataatactaatcccgtgcgaataggtcttaaattacatttatcataatgaacataacaaagagagaaagaacaaccgatgaaactgtacccgtctatattaacacaacatGTGCTATGGTTTTTTGTGTTATCCATTGAAatgtcttacctgttcagaagaaataaagcgatgtctgcatccgtttacaatcctttcagataacggagttcacgccacctttgaaatgccttgccaatattaattcttttttcgcacgagtccgatcacattccctgtttctttgtaaactgtcatcagttcgttctttctttcttgtttttcacaaatgacgaatccccagatgtcaatactgcttggcgtttaaaagtaaaagtactaaacgccgccataaataatactaaacgttgtatgaaatTCTACCTAGCAGTTGTGAGTACACGCTATAAACCACCTGTCACTCGCATCCACGCGCgggctagcagccggatcctcttcgttctgtgtacGAATGTGATGAAATGACGCATagacgaaagacaccatataaggaTTCTCGGGAAAGTCGACCCGACAGGGCAaaacaaaccattattacaagtgtgacgagggaggcgtgacgagagccctgggaggaagaagcgaggccggaatgacgcccagctgacactcattatcaatcgtgTCCCagcctcgcttcttcctcccacggctctcgtcacgcctccctcgtcacaacaAGCTTTCGGTcgtgaatccagcaagggtaatgacacagttttaaacaccgttctttcatgtacttgctcaataattggttttagctcatttttactcaaaagaacttgcggactgccgctttaacacactgttctcattattacatcactaatggctaatgtttcagacgtgtttgtacctctgtgtgcagatgaggaaacgttcgcacttcagtcggaattggaggttcacgagttcacctgcgcAGATAACAGCGGTGTTGCAGGGATAATAATGATAGAGCGTGTGTATGAAGGTTTATGCGTATTTGCCATGCTGTCCAGagagcgggctccgagctcacCGGATCTATCCGAACTCCGAGCACTCTACCCTGGCCAGGgcaagtgcgccgagctcggaaccggcTCGAGCCCAGAGCACACCCCCCGGGGTCCTGCGGGAGAATGATCTTTGTGATCATTTGTGAgccggggtggaggagggatgctgaTCTGAAGAGATGAGACAGGTAGGATGGTTTTTCCTATTCATACGAGagctcgcttgagctgatagggtagatgcTGTGATTGCTGATGGTAGACCAGCCATGCTGATTATATGCTTGGTAGATGCAGTGATTGCTGATGATAGACCAGCCgggctgattatatgctccggctcctcccgaactttgttaattaaacataatttgtggagaagcagatccaggatttacttgagaagcagacacggctgcaagaacgtaaaacggcgctggaaacatcccgagctgacgctcgcaaatccgcggtaagttttcatcgcgattgtAATACTCCTACCACTTCTACTCTGTGGACCGGAGCGATGAGCTAActgccgccaccggtcttcgagatcctgACCAGGAACCgttttgccgccctctgcgagacagAAAGCAaagctgtggtcatcggagactcaattgTCTGGAACGTACGCACTTCCTCCattaaaggtaaggtgcgcactcattgttttcctggcgcccgtgttcttgatgtttCTGcacaggtacctgcgatcctgaaggatgACGCTAACGttggagctgtcgtgctgcacgcgggggtgaacgacgtcaggatgcggcagtcggagatcctgaagaggagtctgatcgagactgatacgcaacgcatcgcccacggcgaggatcatcgtatcagggccgcacctac
Protein-coding regions in this window:
- the LOC130562549 gene encoding extracellular calcium-sensing receptor, with translation MLALATILTTIPFTVTAAQPKCTAYGTDELLHFSKKGDVSIGGIFSLHQNPADVNPTLLINPGNSRCYGLDPGELQYAVTMMFAIEEINNSTDLLPGFTLGYRIYGSCPSIPLSVGASLALMNGQMEAEESCQSPSTIQAVIGDTTSTSTIDIAKTMGPFKIPVLSHSATCACLSNRHQYPSFFRTIPSDYYQSRALAKLVKYFGWTWVGAVRSRGDYGNNGMATFLEAAEKEGVCVEYSVAVYRTDSRQKFLEVVDIVKMSTSKVIVAFADGNDLDFLIKELYYQNVTGYQWVGSEGWITYRYVATPTNYAVLGGAVGFAVPNAYLPGLREFITSSKPSLTPGNTGLVELWESVFKCTFNPNVHNVSKICNGEESLANTNTRFTDVSDASLLSNIYKAVYAVAHAIEGLLACEKGKGPFLNKTCAEKGKIQPWQVLHYLTQVNFTIKSGENVNFDESGDPAARYALVNWQMNDEGMLTFEEIGLYDASWPEGQQIRMKDEISAIWAGNQKNVPRSVCSESCPPGTRRAFVKGKPICCFDCIPCADGEISNTTNAVACVQCPLEYKSNGNRNRCELKNIEFLTFNEVMGNTLVTFSLCGGCLTITTGLIFFWHRHTPIVKANNSELSFLLLFSLTLCFLCSLTFIGRPTEWSCMLRHTAFGITFVLCISCVLGKTLVVLMAFKATLPGSNVMKWFGPLRQRLSVLAFTLIQVLICVLWLTISPPFPYKNMNHYKDKIILECNSGSAVGFWAVLGYIGLLALLCFILAFLARKLPDNFNEAKFITFSMLIFCAVWITFIPAYVSSPGKFTVAVEIFAILASSYGMLFCIFIPKCYIILLKPDLNSKKVLMGKSSKVH